The Fulvia fulva chromosome 1, complete sequence region GCCGATATTGATAGGATGTGTCTTGCCGATTTCTGCTCCATCTAGATCGACCTGGGCGAGTGTTGCGGTCTTTGGGATAATGGCGCCACCTCTTCCACCGAGTAAGAAGCCAGTCCGGCCTGCCAGGAGAAGGACGAAATCTGCTTGCTCTTTGCCGGCCATTGCCGCGAGACCAGACGCTGGTCCACCTCGAAGCTCATGGTCGTTGGGTATGGGTGGGCTGAACTTGTTCGAGTAGAACACAGGTGTGTTTGTAGTCTCCACCAGCTTCAACAATGCCTCGTCCGTTCCTCTTGCGCCTGTGCCTGTGATGACGACCGGCCTCTTTGCTCCCTTCCAGGCTTCTACCAGGCAGTCCAGCGTTGCAGGGTTCGGCGCGGGCGGATCGACTGGAGGGACGTCTACAGCGCCATACGCGATTCGATCGAATTGAGGCGGGGAGAATAAGACGTCGATCGGAAAGTCGATCAGCACTGGGCCTTTGATGCCAGTATTTGCAGCTCTGAGCGCATACGCAACGATTCTCGGGATCTCCTCCACATTCGTGACTCGGTGTGCAAACTTGGTGATCGGCTTCGCGACTACAACCTGATTGTGGAAACCTTGAAGGGCATTCGTTTCGGCGTCTTGGAGAGGCGGGCTGGAGGTGACGCAGAAGATGGGTGAGCGGTCGGCGAAGGCGGTAGCAAGTCCTGGGAGGCCATTGCAGTATCTGAGAGGATCGTTAAGCCATCGCCACCTCCAATCCTGCTCCTCTTACCCGCTATTCGCCGTGACGAAGCAGACGCCAGTCTTGCCCGAGATCTTCGCGTATCCTTCTGCTGCTTGAACGGCTGTGGCCTCGTGCCTGGTGTCAACGAGTTTGATGCCACAATCGTGCGCGCCTAGTAGAAAGGCATCAAGATATCCACCATGCAGACCAAAGGCCACTTCCACGCCAAGATTCTTGAGCGATTGAGCTACGAGGTCTCCTCCGTTCAGCTCTCTGTTCTTCGGCTGCTGGATCTGGAATGGTGCCATGTTCTTTCCACGTTATGTATAGGTGCGGTATGCGGAAACAGTAATGAGATGTTCGGAGAATGGCCTACTCTTCATGCCTACGCTGTGTGTTCTCGTGCTCGGTTGTTGATGGCAAGGTTGTGTTATTCCCGAGGGCGCAGTAATGCCCCTCATGCCAGGCGGGGTCGTCTTACAGCACGTCTTCGAGCGTTGAGTGGGCTTGCGTGAGGCGTCCAGCGGTATTCGTATGGACTGGCCAAGACTGTAAGCGTGGCAAGGTGGGCCTGTCGCTGTCTGATGTCGAGTCGCATTCGTCGTGGCACTGTATCGCGGCGGAACATATCGCCAAGATCGTAGTTAGTTGAGGCATATACTGTTTCTTTCAAAGGTGATAGATCGGGGACAGAGGCTTCAAGTAGCGTGTCAGTCGCGACGATTCGATGAACAAGCGTTGACGTTGGTTGTGAACAAGAACAGGAGGCACGATGTCGTGGTTCAAGGTTGAGCATCGACGCGTAGGTTCTAGCCACGTGCGCGGCTAGACCTGCCTTTCAGAGAACAGCGCAAGGCTGTGGCCGACCTCCATCAAGATGTGGTCCAGTCGCTGTAGCAAGGTCAACCATTGGTATTCCATGATACTTAAGCCGATGTATCATATCTCATCCGATTCTAAGACATTTTGGCCACTCAGTCATCGTCAAAGTCTTGCCTTTTGCTCACCAGCCTATCTGCTTGCAATGCGACAATCTTCGACCCAAGTCAAGCTCCTTTGTCGCCGCGATTTTGATGCACTAATGTATACATTCAACAAGAAATTAACCGTCTCGACAACCAGCATTGGCTCAACGGTAAGGCGTGCTGGCTAGTACTAGCCTCGCATGTGACAATCCTCGGTCATCATTTCCTCTGTTGAAGGCTACATATGAGCCTTCCCTTGGCGGGATTGAGGTTCGAGATACCTCTGAGGCGATGATGGTTGTTCGTTTTGCCAGTCGTTATGCCTTCACCAACAAACTCGTCAGTAGCTGTGTACGACTCTTGGTTCAGTGTCCTGCCGGCATATTCATAAATCTAAAGAAACCTGTGCGTCGTCGATTGAGCAGATCTGTCTCAACATTTCGATGCGATGCACTTTCAGTGATTGTTGGTCATCTTCCTGATCATCAATATGCACCATCCAGCGGCAGTGGTAAGATCTTGAGCATGGAACCCTCGTCCTAGACGTCATCCGAGCAGTGTTGCTTGTTATTTTCGCTTCCTGATGACTTGATGAGCTCTGTGGATTTTCTCGCGTGGAGGAACGTCGTATCATGCCAGACAAGGACAGAAATCTGACCTTTTGGACCTGCTAAGGCTCCCTCTTTCGCTTCTGCTTCTCAGCCACCACACTCCCGTTGAACCCCGAAGGCTTTACCTCCGTCCAAAGCCCCTGCTTCAACGCACTAATAGCAAAATGCGTCCCCACCGAACTCCTCGCTTTGTTCCCGATCCACACTCCAGCATTACTGCCCTCGGTATAGTATTTCGTGCCGAACGGGATATCGTTCTTCCCGTTCGTCAAGAAGCTATGTGTCGTGTTCACAATCGCTGCCTGCAGCTCTTCTGAACCGACAGCAGCAAATTCAATATTCCAGTCAGTAATTGCCCAGTCGACGCCTTTGTCGGATACCGGGCCAGCCCATGGAAGCCCAGCTTCTTGAATCTGCAAGAGGTACCAGGATGATTGCATGTCCCAGGCTTCTTGTGGGAAAGTGCTGAGGTTGAGGAAAACGTCAGAGAAGGCGGCGAAGATGACGTTCCAGGAGTCATCGTTGCCGTAGTTGTAGGTGAAGTGGGTGCTGTCGCTGTTGAGGCCTAGACCGTCTGTATAGATCGTCTTGGCAAATTGAGCTGCAACGTCGGAGTAGGTTGAATTGTCTAGAAGCTTACTGGCCGCATTCAAACCGATGGCAGATTGCATGGCGAGTGCGGTTTGGTTAGGCGTTCCGGCAATAGCATCGACGCTGATGAGCTGACTGGCTGGGTAAAGGCCATTTGCGACAAGATACTGCGCCCAGCCCTCAAGCAGACCGCTATACTTTTCAGTATACGAGCTGTCGCCAGAGAGCTCCTGGTAAGCATACATCAAGATGAATAGTGTTGATGTCTCGAACAGGGGCATCTGCTCTGCCTCGCCGTCATCATGCCCAGTAGCATTAGGATAGTGAAGACCAAGATCGTGGATGACCCACTCGCGAGGCCATCTGCCGGCGGCTAGATATTCCAAGGTCGGCTTGAACTGCAGGATGATCCAGTCATAATTCAAGTGGATAAAGACTGGCCACGACTGAAAGATGAGGTCGACGGTCTCCATATTGCCATTGCTAGAGATCTCCTTCAAAAATGCCGACGGCGAGGCACTGAGGTCGTCAAGGGGTACCTGTCCAGAAAGTCAGCCATAGAAAGATCGCGGTGATTACTGGGATACTGACCGTCAACTCGATAGGAGCAATGGCTTGCCGAAAGCTCGCCTCGCAGATATCGGCGTACTGACTTCCCCAAACATCGGAAACCGACTCGGTCTTGTGTCGAACGATAGAGCCTAGGATAAGCGAATACGCCAATGCATCATCGTAGTTGGACAGGAAGAAGTCCACGGCATCCGGGACTTCTGGCCAGACAGTACGGTGATAGCCAGTCTGAGCATCACCCAGGTAGCTGACAGCCTCGACACGATCCAGACCTACTGCGAAAGTGACGCTACTGCTACTACTAGCGCTGAGATCATGCACAAAGGCTGTCAAATCGTCTCCAGATGTAGTGCTGCTGTTTAAGCTGCTGAGCGTACCAGTGGCAGCAAAAACAGAGTATAAGTTGCTCGCTGGCCCACGTGCGTAAGATGAGCTATTCGAAGTAAGAGTTGTCGCAAGAATTGTGGAGCCCCACGTTGCCCTGTCGCTATCTTCAACGAAGGGGATCTCGTTGTTGTTGTGATACCAGAAGAAGCCAGTGTTATCAAGAGCAGTGTAGTTGATACTCGCCGCGCCACCCTGGCCCGTCCATGTCTGGTCGATCGCATTGAGAATCTGCACA contains the following coding sequences:
- a CDS encoding Benzaldehyde lyase, which encodes MAPFQIQQPKNRELNGGDLVAQSLKNLGVEVAFGLHGGYLDAFLLGAHDCGIKLVDTRHEATAVQAAEGYAKISGKTGVCFVTANSGYCNGLPGLATAFADRSPIFCVTSSPPLQDAETNALQGFHNQVVVAKPITKFAHRVTNVEEIPRIVAYALRAANTGIKGPVLIDFPIDVLFSPPQFDRIAYGAVDVPPVDPPAPNPATLDCLVEAWKGAKRPVVITGTGARGTDEALLKLVETTNTPVFYSNKFSPPIPNDHELRGGPASGLAAMAGKEQADFVLLLAGRTGFLLGGRGGAIIPKTATLAQVDLDGAEIGKTHPINIGIIADAKVFCEAFLTKATNAPFPRNDEWIKKCRSLTTSSLPYEQDPKTQPDGHLHPYHAMSTLMKSLPPDSIIMLDGGEAGQWAAMTAEQANAKHILTPPGYLGFLGNGWGYSLGAAIADPSRLIVNIHGDGSAGFHIQELDTMARFGLKILTVVANNYVWGMSVNGQDLIYEGVTDVRPCVKMSEGCKYEVVAQGFGCEGKKITAYEEIELTVRELAQKTPALINMIVSVKPTTPATLSMVGATTDPNVIVVPYYDSVPRPYYKNAQTNGS
- a CDS encoding Glutaminase A codes for the protein MANPSTPLVGQHRNSTCRSRHYGHRVMIFASSTLLLLVLWFVWAGCRLQDVVALAGNSSWTTSTCSPSISSIIMRLWFAAKVVWTPLAGSRHSSAGTTARLPSYPLAVKSPYLSTWVPGSQLSDIATARSQFWTGEELTWPTLARVDGTTYVLFGSTDDLPSSIEAATTVNVSYTATHTYLSVCAGDVDFVLDFFSPVYPKAEDFALHALPYSYVTVNATSNGYAPSNVQILNAIDQTWTGQGGAASINYTALDNTGFFWYHNNNEIPFVEDSDRATWGSTILATTLTSNSSSYARGPASNLYSVFAATGTLSSLNSSTTSGDDLTAFVHDLSASSSSSVTFAVGLDRVEAVSYLGDAQTGYHRTVWPEVPDAVDFFLSNYDDALAYSLILGSIVRHKTESVSDVWGSQYADICEASFRQAIAPIELTVPLDDLSASPSAFLKEISSNGNMETVDLIFQSWPVFIHLNYDWIILQFKPTLEYLAAGRWPREWVIHDLGLHYPNATGHDDGEAEQMPLFETSTLFILMYAYQELSGDSSYTEKYSGLLEGWAQYLVANGLYPASQLISVDAIAGTPNQTALAMQSAIGLNAASKLLDNSTYSDVAAQFAKTIYTDGLGLNSDSTHFTYNYGNDDSWNVIFAAFSDVFLNLSTFPQEAWDMQSSWYLLQIQEAGLPWAGPVSDKGVDWAITDWNIEFAAVGSEELQAAIVNTTHSFLTNGKNDIPFGTKYYTEGSNAGVWIGNKARSSVGTHFAISALKQGLWTEVKPSGFNGSVVAEKQKRKREP